A stretch of the uncultured Trichococcus sp. genome encodes the following:
- a CDS encoding Rha family transcriptional regulator, which translates to MSNLVVLKEQQVVTTSLQVAETFEKQHKHVLDSLDELMGVAENSADLFWEDTYIHPQNKQSYRMIFMNRDGFTLLAMGFTGKKALEFKLKYIKAFNDMESHIKQQLDMSNLSPELQLMANLVNNMAKQELAQKQLNDKVDSISEIVALNTTDWRKEANALINKVVRVMGNTAEAHKEVRSAIFTEVDRRAGASLETRLTNKRRRMADEGASKSKRDNLTKVDVISDDKKLVEIYVAVVKEFAIKYGVYKREMAK; encoded by the coding sequence ATGAGTAATTTAGTTGTCCTTAAAGAGCAACAAGTCGTAACAACTTCACTTCAGGTGGCAGAAACATTCGAAAAGCAACATAAGCATGTTTTAGATAGTTTAGATGAGCTGATGGGGGTAGCCGAAAATTCGGCAGACCTATTCTGGGAAGATACCTACATTCATCCGCAGAACAAACAGAGCTATCGCATGATTTTCATGAATCGCGACGGCTTCACGCTACTTGCAATGGGCTTCACCGGCAAAAAGGCACTCGAATTCAAACTGAAGTACATCAAGGCCTTCAACGATATGGAATCACACATCAAACAGCAGCTTGATATGTCGAACCTCAGCCCGGAATTGCAGCTGATGGCGAACCTAGTAAACAACATGGCAAAACAAGAACTGGCCCAAAAACAATTGAACGATAAGGTAGATAGCATTTCTGAAATCGTGGCGCTTAACACCACCGACTGGAGGAAGGAAGCGAATGCGCTGATCAACAAGGTTGTGCGTGTCATGGGAAATACAGCCGAGGCACATAAGGAAGTGCGCAGTGCTATCTTCACGGAAGTCGATAGACGTGCTGGAGCGTCACTGGAGACAAGACTCACGAATAAGCGCCGCCGCATGGCCGATGAAGGTGCCAGCAAGTCGAAACGCGATAACCTGACGAAGGTCGATGTCATTTCCGATGATAAGAAACTCGTGGAGATCTATGTCGCTGTGGTGAAAGAATTTGCAATCAAGTATGGCGTTTATAAGAGGGAGATGGCGAAATGA
- a CDS encoding helix-turn-helix transcriptional regulator → MTNKKKIPNNLKFSLRSLRVRMGMKQEEAAELLGISVMTLRALERDSSKIDYSMILKIEQIYNIPQDYIFFGNNTAFSVILKKEGSNSNE, encoded by the coding sequence ATGACAAACAAAAAAAAAATTCCTAATAACCTAAAATTTTCACTAAGAAGCTTGAGAGTTAGGATGGGAATGAAACAGGAAGAAGCTGCTGAACTGCTTGGTATTTCAGTGATGACGCTTAGAGCATTGGAAAGAGATAGCAGCAAAATAGATTATTCAATGATTTTAAAAATTGAGCAGATCTATAACATTCCTCAGGACTATATTTTTTTTGGTAACAATACCGCTTTTAGCGTTATTTTAAAAAAAGAAGGGAGTAATTCAAATGAGTAA
- a CDS encoding XRE family transcriptional regulator, with the protein MVDEIKTIFSKNLNALMNRTGMNVSDVSDKTGIPYSTVNDWKNGKKMPRGGSLQKLADFFHVNLSDLTSELNMNATPSNIIPITDNNMVRIPIIGTIACGDPILADENIIGYRYHLRETLPSGDTFYLKAAGDSMEPTIRNGADVLIRLQEEVEDGEIAAVLVNGDTEATLKRVKKQGDIIMLVAENSAYAPYIITELNPARILGKAVEVVFDL; encoded by the coding sequence GTGGTTGATGAAATTAAAACTATTTTCTCAAAGAATTTGAATGCCTTAATGAACAGAACAGGCATGAATGTGAGTGATGTATCTGACAAAACCGGAATTCCCTATTCGACAGTAAACGACTGGAAAAACGGCAAAAAGATGCCTCGCGGCGGGAGTCTTCAGAAGCTAGCGGATTTCTTTCACGTTAACCTATCTGATTTAACATCCGAGTTAAACATGAACGCAACGCCATCAAACATAATTCCAATTACAGATAACAACATGGTCCGCATCCCCATTATAGGAACCATAGCATGCGGCGATCCAATCCTGGCAGATGAAAATATCATCGGCTATCGCTACCATCTAAGAGAAACCTTGCCAAGCGGTGATACTTTTTATTTGAAGGCTGCCGGCGACAGCATGGAACCAACGATCAGAAACGGTGCGGATGTGCTAATCAGATTGCAGGAAGAAGTTGAAGACGGTGAGATTGCGGCTGTACTTGTGAATGGGGACACAGAAGCGACCTTAAAGAGAGTTAAGAAGCAAGGGGATATCATAATGTTGGTGGCGGAGAACAGCGCGTATGCTCCATATATCATAACAGAGCTTAATCCAGCTAGGATACTCGGTAAAGCTGTAGAGGTTGTTTTTGATTTATAG